TTAATCTTTTTTTTCTCATTTTTATTGGCGTCATTGCTTTCGCATTCTTAGATAGCACTCCTCCATCAACAGAAGATAAAGTTGTTGAACCAAAAGCATTAATTCTCGACTTATCTGGCCCAATTGTTGAAGAAAGCAAATTTAGAGAACCATTGGAAAGAATTACTTCTGATGTTTTAGGTAGCCAAAAATCACAAGAAAATGTGTTATTTGATATCGTCGATACAATTCGTTTCGCAGCACATGACAATAATGTGTCTGGTTTGGTGCTGCATTTAAAAGAAATGAATGAAACTAGCCTAACTAAACTGCGCTATATTGCTAAAGCGATTAATACATTCAAAGCAGCAGGAAAACCTGTTTATGCTATTGGTGATTATTACAATCAGAGCCAATATTACCTAGCAAGCTATGCTGATAAAGTATTCATGGCTCCAGATGGTACTGTTTTGTTACGCGGTTATGGTGCATATACACTTTACTACAAAGATTTGTTAGAAAAATTAAATGTGTCTACTCATGTATTCCGTGTCGGCACATATAAATCGGCAGTTGAACCCTACCTTCGTAATGACATGTCTGATGCTGCAAAAGAATCAGCTTCTGCTTGGTTAACCCAACTTTGGGATGCGTACTTAGATGACGTTGCGACCAATCGTCAAATCGATCCAAAAACACTCACTATGCCAATGGATCAATTTATTGCGAAATTAAAATCAGTAAATGGCGATCTATCGCAAATGACGGTAGAACTGGGTTTAGTCGATAAACTAGCGACACGACAAGAAGTTCGCAAAGACCTCATTGAGCAATTTGGTTCAAATGGTTACGACAGTTTTAAACAAATTAGCTATTACGATTACTTACCGCAAGTTCAACCAACCGTCATTCCTGATGCTCAAGATATTGCCGTTGTTGTAGCAAGTGGTGCAATCATGGATGGAACACAACGCCAAGGTACTGTTGGTGGTGATTCAACGGCGTCTCTTCTACGTCAAGCTCGTGGCGACGATAAAGTAAAAGCGGTGGTACTTCGTGTTGATAGCCCAGGAGGAAGTGCTTTTGCTTCTGAAGTCATTCGC
The Aliivibrio fischeri ATCC 7744 = JCM 18803 = DSM 507 DNA segment above includes these coding regions:
- the sppA gene encoding signal peptide peptidase SppA is translated as MKGLFHFIGKCFQAIWKLLSFTRQLVLNLFFLIFIGVIAFAFLDSTPPSTEDKVVEPKALILDLSGPIVEESKFREPLERITSDVLGSQKSQENVLFDIVDTIRFAAHDNNVSGLVLHLKEMNETSLTKLRYIAKAINTFKAAGKPVYAIGDYYNQSQYYLASYADKVFMAPDGTVLLRGYGAYTLYYKDLLEKLNVSTHVFRVGTYKSAVEPYLRNDMSDAAKESASAWLTQLWDAYLDDVATNRQIDPKTLTMPMDQFIAKLKSVNGDLSQMTVELGLVDKLATRQEVRKDLIEQFGSNGYDSFKQISYYDYLPQVQPTVIPDAQDIAVVVASGAIMDGTQRQGTVGGDSTASLLRQARGDDKVKAVVLRVDSPGGSAFASEVIRNEIDALKEAGKPVVVSMSSVAASGGYWISASADKIIAQPTTITGSIGIFGILTTFEKGLEKMGIHSDGISTSPFNGVGITRPLNDDVAQVMQLGIEHGYHRFIKLVSDHRNLSLEAVDKVAQGRVWTGKDALKHGLVDQLGDFDDAVQAAAQLANMESYNLYWVKEPLTPMEQFLEELSMNLNASVRTELFSFAPEALQPTINKVATDINMLNNFNDPKGQYLFCLNCSNL